The stretch of DNA TCGTCGGTGACGATCATGCCGCCCTCTCCAACGGTCAGAAGCTTATAGGGATCGAGGCTGTAGGGGCCCCACTTTCCGAAGGTCCCAACGTACTTGCCCTTGTAGGTGGCGCCCATGGCCTGACAGGAATCCTCCAGGAGAGGCAGACCGTAGTCGTGACAGACCTTGGCTATGGCATCCATGTCCGCCGCCGCACCGAACATGTGGACCGGCATGACGGCCCTGGTCTTCTCGTTTATCAGAGATGCCACGGAGGCGGGATCCATATTGAGGCTCTCGTCGATATCGGCGAACACCGGCACGGCGCCGCACTCGGCCATGGCCTCCACCGTAGCGATGAAGGTGAAGGGCGAGGTTATGATCTGGTCGCCGGGCTTGATGCCCATGGCCTTGAGTCCAACGTAAAGGGAGGCGGTTCCGCTGCTGACCGCCAGGGCGAAACGGGATCCCACCATATCGGCGACGGCCTTTTCGAATTCCTCAACTTTGTATATGCCGTCACGGCAGTCGTTGAAGGAATAACGGTGAACCATCTTCCTGTTGATAACGTCGGCTACTGCATCTATCTCTCTCTGATCGAAAAACTCAAAACCGGGCATTTAAAAGGCCTCCTCATAAATAGATATGACTTGCTCCAGAGTTATGTCCCTAGGGTTGTTCTCCATAGGTCTGGCGACGGCCATGGCCCTTTTCGCCATGTCCTCGAAGTTCTCCGAGGCTATGCCGACCTCCAGCTCTCTCAGGTTCGTCGGCAGATCCAGATCGTGGACCAGCTCGTCCAGCCGATCGGCACACTCGACGGCCCTGTCGAAAAGCCCCTCCGAGTAATTAGGCCCGCACAGAAGCTCCGAGGCCCTGGCGAATTTCTCCGGCGCCGCCATGGCGTTGAACCGAACCACGTATGGAAGAAGCAGGGCGTTGGAAAGACCGTGCCCCACTCCGAAGACCGCACCCAGAGGGTATGCCATGGAATGGCAGGCGGTGACTCCGGCGTTGGCAAGGGCCACACCTCCGAAGAGGGCGGCAAGCATCATCTCGCTCCTGGCCTCGATATCGTTCCCGTTCAAGGCTGCGACCCTGAGGTATCTGCCAATCCTGGCTATTGCGGCCTCGGCCATCATGTCGCTGAAGGGAGATGCCTGGCGGCTGGTATAGGCCTCCAGGGCGTGGGCCAAAGCATCCATGCCTGTCTCGGCTGTGACCTTTCGGGGCATGGATAGGGTGAGCTCCGGGTCCAACAGGCTGCAGTCCGGATATAGGTAGTCCGAGTTTATTCCGCCCTTGACTCCGTCGCTTTTGCGAATCAACACGGCGGTGAAGGTGACCTCAGAACCGGTACCGGCGGTGGTGGGGATCACGATCTTGGGAAGACCGGGCTTCTTGACCAGCCCCAGTCCCTGATAGGCCCCGGCGGAACCCTCGTTGGTTGCCAGAACGCTGACAGCCTTGGCCACGTCCATGGAGCTTCCTCCTCCCAGCCCCACGACGAGGTCGCATCCTGTGGATTTGAGCCGGTCCGCCGCCAAGTCGACCGTCTCCACCGACGGCTCGGGCTCCACTTGGGAGAACGTCTCTACGGAAAGGCCAGCCTCCTCCAGATAGGAGGTTATACGTTCAGCCGTTCCTATGGAGACCATTGTCTCGTCGGTCACCAACATAACCTTGGAGGCTCCTAGAACCTTCGCCTTTTCCCCTACCGTAGCCGACACTCCGGCACCGAAGGAGATCTTTCCAGCCATGAACATATCGAAATTCATTCGTCCTCTACCTCCCGAAGATATCTCTCTAAGGACTTTACGTCCTCCATCGTGTCTATCTCTATGGTGTCCCTGTAGGTTTCCACGCACCTGATGGGGTATCCCCTCTCGAGGACCCGAAGCATCTCCAGGCTCTCGGAGCGCTCCAGTTCGGTCTGATCCCAGCTGGAAAAACGCAGAAGAAAGTCTCTCCTATATGCGTAGGGCCCTATGTGCTTGTAGCAGGCAGCCTCTCCGACTCTACGGTACGGTATAGGAGAACGGCTGAAATATAGGGCGTTTCCCTTTTTATCGAAGACCATCTTCACTATGTCGGGCGAGTCGACCTCCTCGGGCCGCTCTATTCTCTTGGCCAGCACGGCGAGGGGCACCGAGGGGTCGCCCTTGAGGGCTTTCATCAGAGGGTCCACCATCTCCGGCCCAACCAGGGGGTCGTCTCCCTGGATGTTCAGCACGTATCTGGACTCTATTCGCTCCGCCACGTAGGCCACCCGATCCCCTCCGGATGGGAGATCCTTCGGGGTCATCATGGCCTCCCCTCCCCAGTCCTCGACGACCGAAGCGATCCTCTCGTCGTCGGTAGCCACCAGGGTCCTGTCTACGCCACGGCACCTCAGGGCGTTGCGAAGCACCCTGATCACCAGGGGGACCCCTCCTATCTCCATCAGGGGCTTGGCCGGAAGCCTCGTGCTGCCGTACCGAGCCGGTATCACCGCCAGGGTCTCGATCAAATCTCTCACCTCCATCTTTTTTCCTTTCACGTAGAAGTATCACAGACTAGGGGCGATAGTGGCACGAATAAAACGTTCGAGATGGGTTACAATGACTCGGTAGGGAGAGAAATTACGTTGAAGAAGGAGCGAGGATTATGATAGAGAAAGTCGACCTGAATAATTTTGGCCCTCTGAAACACCTGCATTGGCCCGATCTAGGAAAGATAAACCTGGTCATAGGCGAAAACGGCAGGGGGAAGACCTTCCTCTTGAAGGCCCTTTACAGCGCCATCCGCTCCATAGAGATGTCCGGACGAGGCGACGACAGACAGTCCTCACTGGCGGATCTGCTTGCCCGCAAGCTACACTGGACGTTCCAGGCCGAAAAGATCGGCGATCTGGTGACGAAGGGGAGCGACGAAAAACTTCGGATGAGAGCCATCATAGACGGGGACGAGCTGGAATATTCCTTCGGCAAGGACACCACCAAACAGATAACTAAGATAGGCTGGGAAGGCTCCTTCAGAAAGAACAATTCAATATTCATCCCGGCGAAAGAGCTCCTGTCCATCCATCACGTCGTTCTTCGGTCTAGAGAGGTAGACCAGGTTTTCGGTTTCGACGATACCTATTTCGATCTGGCCAAGGTCCTCTCTATAAAACCGACTAGGGGAAAAAACTTCACCGAATTCGCCCAATCCAGAGAAAACCTGAAAGGAATATTAGGGGGACGGGTTGAATACGACGACGAGGCTCAACGCTGGTCGTTCAAGGTCGGCAACGAGAAGTTCGCAATAGGGACAACAGCGGAGGGGATAAAAAAGATAGCCATTTTGGACATCCTTTTGGGAAATCGTTATCTCTCTCCAGGATCGGTGGTCTTCATAGACGAGGTTGAGGCCGCCATGCATCCCAAAGCCATATCTGATTTCTTGGATATCTTGGCCGTTTTGGCCGATCGAGGTATTCAGTTTTTTCTCGCGACCCATTCGTACTTCGTGCTTAAAAAGACACTCCTGATGAGTAGAAAGAAGAGGATGTCGATTCCGGTCATGTCTATCTCCGAATCCGGCTGTAGCTCGGCAAACCTAATCGATGGTATGCCGGACAACCCGATAGTGGACGAATCCATCCGGCTGTATCAGGAACAGGTGGAAATGAGCCTATCATGACCGCCTCCAACGACACCCTGACGATAGAGGAATCGGGCATATCTTTTGGGCCTTTCGATCCGGAGCTCGTTTACCCGATAGAGAATAGCGCCCTCTACGAGAAGACAAACCAAAAAAACGGGAAAGTCCAAATAGCGGAGTTCATACTGCTTAAGGACGTGGATAAGTCGACATCGAAAGCCAAATTTATGTGGATGGTGGAGGCTAAATCCTCAAGCCCCGCCCCGAAGGACGACTCCTCAAAAAGACTGGAAAGTCCTTTTGAGGTTTACATGGAGAAGGTGACGAGTAAACTCAGCAATACCCTTCAGCTTTTGATCTCCGGGGCAATAGAGATCAAGATAGTTTTAGTCATCAAAGACCATCCTCTGGAATGGCTCGAGCCCATCAGCGACAGTTTAAAGAAAAAACTAGCCCCTTTCGCCCGGATATGGCGGGTAAAGAGCGAGAACGTGGTCGTCATCAACGAAGAGATGGCTAAAAAATTCGGCTTAGCGAGCTCAGTTCCTTAAGATTAAACGAAACAGGACGGTTACCCATTATTTGAGTAGCCGTCCTGATATAACAACACTCTACATACAGTTCGGTATATGGCGGTTAGAGTCCAAAAATCAGAACGTCAGTTTCTTGAACCTCTCTATCTGTTCCTTTATGGCTACCTCGGTGGGCAGTCGCTCCATGCTGCTGGCTCCGTAGAAACCGTTGATACCGGTGCATCTCTCGAGAACGTACTGGGCGTCGTCGGGCATGGCTATAGGGCCTCCGTGACAGAGCACTATGACGTCCTCACGGACCTCTCGGGCGGCTGCGGCCCACCGGTCGATCAGCCCGACGCAGTCGTCCAGGGTCTTGGAGGTTTTCGCGCCTATGGATCCCTTCGTGGTCAATCCCATGTGACAGACTATTATATCCGCCCCGGCCTCGGTCATAGCCACAGCGTCCTCGGCGCTGAACACGTAGGGAGTGGTCAGGAAGCCCGCCTGAGAGGCCTTACGGATAGCCTCCACCTCCAGGGCGTAGCCCATGCCGGTCTCCTCCAGGTTCTGACGGAAGACGCCGTCTATGAGCCCTACGGTCGGGAAGTTCTGTACCCCTACGAATCCCAGGTCCTCCAGCTCACGGAAGAACATATCCCATATGACGAAGGGATCGGTGCCGTTGATGCCAGCCAACACCGGGGTGGATCGAACCACCGGAAGGACCTCGTAGGCCATCTCCTTGACTATCTCGTTGGCGTTGCCGTAGGCCATGAGCCCCGCCAGGGAGCCTCGTCCCGCCATGCGGTACCGTCCGGAGTTGTATATGACTATGAGGTCGATCCCTCCGGCCTCCTCCCACTTGGCGGAGATCCCCGTTCCAGCGCCACCTCCCACTATGGGGTTGCCCTCGGCGATCATGCTACGGAAACCCCTCATGAGTTCTTCCCTTTTCTCGACAAGTTTCACCGTAAAACCTCCTCTTTATTCGGATATTTCCCTGAAGTTATCCACAAGTGCCTGGGCGAACTCCCTGTCGTTGACGTGATAGGGAAGCCTCAGAAGTTTTTTGGCCTCGGTCTGGACGAATGTATCCTCCAAGGCGGAGAAGAGCGCCTCGTCCGCCTCCGGATCGTAGAAGGGCATTCCCGGGGCGTCTATCATGGAGACTCCCTTCTCGGGCAATAGGAAGCGGACCGGCCCGGTTAGGCGGTTGAGTTTTTCGCCTATCCATCTTCCCATGGTCCGGTTCTCCTCGGCGGTGGTCCGCATCAAGGTCACCTGAGGATTGTGGACGTACAGGTTGCGCTCCGAGTATCTCTCCGGAACGGTGTCCATCGGGCCGAAGTTGACCATGTCCTGGGCCCCTACGGAACCGACGTAGGGTATGCCGGTCCTTATGAAGGCACCCAGGCGATCCTCTCCGGCGGAGAGGACTCCTCCCATGAGGTGGTCGCATATCTCCGTCAAGGTGACGTCTATAACCGAGGTCATCATTCCCGAGTCGACCAGCTTCTCGAGCGACATGCCGCCCGTTCCGGTAGCGTGGAAGACCATGCATTCGTATTCGTCGCCTATTATCTCCCTTATGGTCTCGACGCAGGGGGTGGTGACCCCGAACATGGACAGCCCCAAAAGCGGTCTCTCTCCGGCGGCCTCCGGAATAGCCCGGGTCATCATCCCAGCCAGGCCGTGGGCCGCGTTGCCTATAACCCTTCGGGAGATCGGGTTCAGACCTGCTATATCGGTTACGGAATATACCATGCAGATGTCGTTGGGACCCACGTAGGGGGACACGTCTCCCGATCCCATGGTGGAGACCATCATCCTGGGAGTTCCTATGGGCAGCACTCTCATACCCTGGGTGACCAGAGAGGTGTTGCCGCTTCCTCCCATTCCCAGAACCCCTCCGACGTCGTCCCGACTGAGCAGAAATCTCTCCAGGGCGACTCCCATGGCGGACACGGTTTTACCCCGATCGGTAGGATCTGCGAGAAAATCCGCTCCCTCCGGGTGGAACGACGCTACCTCCCGATTCGTGACGTCCACCGGGAAACCGTGTTCCATGCTGCCGACGTCCACCAGCACGGTCTCGATTCCGGCCTGGTCTATCAACCTCCTGCCGTAGTCAAGTTCGGCGAATTTGGTGTCGCAGGTACCGATGATGAAGGCTTTCTTCAATCTCTATCCCTCCTTCTACATGTAGGAAACATGGCTGAATAAACGCAATGGACCTTTACATTCCACGATCATGATACCACCAAACCCGTCGGGGCCGTCCGAGATAAACCATGACATTTCTTTACGGACCAAGAGTTCCTTTGCGAGTATTATATGAGTCGAATACGGACAAGAGGAGATGATCCCTTCATGATCGATAGAGTGACCGTTCGCCTGATCGCCGCTGTGGCGACGGTGGCGATAGCGGCGGGGGCCGCATCGGCGGAGACCAGGATACTTACGCTGGAGGACTGTCTAAAGATGGCCTCCACACACCCGGACCTGATATCCGCGGAGGGCGACCTGGACGCGGCCAGGGCCAGGGTGTCCGGCTCTGCCTCCGGCTGGAGGACCACCATATCGGGTTCGGACCAGTACAGCCGCTCCGAGGGAGACGACGGAGGGCACTCCGGATCGGTGGGACTGACCCAGCGTATATTCGACTCGGGGCAGACCAGGCTCGCGGTACAGGCCAGCAGGGAGGGGATGATGTCCACCGAGGCGGACGGCATCTCCACCCTTCAGGGGCTCAGATATTCCATAGTCGAGGCCTACTGCGACCTGCTGGACTCTCTGGAGGCCCGGTCGATCGCCGAGGAGATAGTCGAACAGGACGTCAAACATCTGGAGATAGCCAAGGGTTTCTACGACGTCGGGGAGAAGGCCCTGATAGACGTCACCCAGGCCAGGGTCAACCTGAGCAAGGCCCAGCTCGACCTGGTGAAGGCCAATCACTCCGTGGAGCTGGCGAGGCAGCAGTTGAACCACTCGATGGGCCGTCCGAACATTGAGCCCTACGAGATAGCGGACCTGGCGCCGGAACGCCGTCCGGTGGAGACCCTCGCAGAGGCCATATCGACGGCCATGGCGGAACATCCGAACCTAAAGTCCTACGGCCACTCTGTGGCCAAGGCCAAGAGCTCTCTGAAGCTGGCCGCCAGAGGGCTGTCCCCCACGATAAGCGCGACCGGAGGCTTTTCCTGGAACGGAGACGCTCCTTTCGAGAACGGCGAATGGTCCGTAAGCGTCAAGGGAACCGTTCCAATATCGGACGGAGGCCAGACCGCGGCGGACACCGACGAGGCCAGAGGCAACCTCAAGTCCGCCGAGGCGAAGGCCGAGTCGGAACGACAGAAGGTGGAGCTTGCTGTTAGAAAGGCCTGGCTGGCGCTGGACGAGGCGGACCAGAGCGTGACGGTGGCAAAAGAGACGGTGGAACAGGCGGAGGCGAACCTGAAGCTGGCCAACGGACGATACGAGGTGGGAGAGGGAAGCCCCACCGAGGTGGCCGACGCAGTGACGACCTACGGAGAGGCGAAACGATCCCTCTCTCAGGCCAGATACGACAGGGAGACAGCTCTGGCCGCTCTGAAACAGGCCATGGGGAGGATGTAGGATCATGAAGAAGCTATTTGCACTGGTTCTGATCGCGGCGATCGGAGCGGGAATCTGGTGGTATAGAGGAGACGGAGAGAAACAGAGGGTATCCTACAGGACCGAGTCGCTTAAAAGGGGCGACATGGTGAAGACGGTGTCCGCCACAGGGACGCTGGAGGCGATAAACACCGTTCTGGTCGGGAGCCAGGTGTCGGGCAACCTCTCGGAGGTGCTGGTGGACTACAACGACGAGGTGACCAAGGGACAACTTCTGGCCAGAATAGACCCCACTCTGTTTCAGGCGAGCGTGGACAAGGCCAAGGCGGCGCTTCTGACCGCCCAGGCCGACCTGGCCGAGGGTAAAGCCTCTCTGGCCCACGCAAACAGGGCCCTGGCGAGAAAGAAAGAGCTGGTGGGACGGAACCTTATAGCCAAGGTGGATCTGGACGACGCGGAGCTCTCGGTTGCGACGGCCAGGGCCACTCTGAGGGCTCTGGAGGGCAAGGTGGCCCAGGCCAGGGCGGCACTGAGCAGTTCAGAGATAGATCTGGCCCACACGGAGATAGTGTCCCCCATAAACGGTGTGGTCACGGCCAAGGAGGTGGACGAGGGACAGACGGTGGCGGCCAGTTTGTCCGCCCCGGAGCTCTTCACCATAGCGGAGGACCTGAGACGCATGAGGGTCGAGGCCGACATAGACGAGGCCGACATCGGATCGGTGAAGAAAGGTCAGGACGTGTCCTTCACCGTGGACGCCTACCCAAATAGAACCTTCTCCGGCAAGGTGGACAGGATCAGGCTGGCTCCTACGGAGACGGACAACGTCGTCACCTACACGGTGGAGATAGGGGTCTCCAACAACGACCTCTCCCTCTATCCGGGCATGACGGCGGAGGTGGCGGTGGTGACGGACCGTCGAGAGAACGTGCTAATGGCTCCGTCCGCCGCCCTCAGGGTGGACATACCCACACCGGAAGGAGAGCACCAGGGCGGGTCCATCAACGGCAGCGGCGTACTATTCACACTGTCCGGCGACAGTCCCGTTCCCGTACCGGTGAAGACCGGTCTGGCGGAAAACAGATGGGTTCAGGTTTCCGGAGAGGTGTCCGAGGAGACCCAGGTGGTGGTCGAGGTGACCTCCGATGGATCGTCGGATAAGAAGGGGGGCGGACTCTTTGGATCAGGCCCTGGTAGACGTCCGTGATCTGAGGAAAAGTTACGTCCTGGGAAGCCAGGAGGTCCACGCCCTTCAGGGGGTCAGCTTCAAGGTGGACCGGGGCGAGTTCGCCGCCATAATGGGGCCCTCAGGCTCGGGGAAGTCCACCATGATGAACATGCTGGGCTGTCTGGACGTGCCGACATCCGGAAGCTACGTTCTGGACGGCAGGGACGTGGCGGAGATGAAACCGGACGAGCTGGCCCACGTCAGGCGCGACTCCATCGGCTTCGTATTCCAGGGCTTCAACCTGCTCTCACGGACCAGCGCCCTGGAGAACGTGGAGCTACCCATGGTCTACGCCGGGGTGTCCCCTTCGGAACGCCACAGGAGGGCCGCCGAGTCGTTGGACCTGGTGGGACTGGGAGACAGGATGGATCACATGCCTCACCAGATGTCCGGAGGACAGCAGCAGAGGGTGGCCATAGCCAGGGCCCTGGTAAACCGGGCTCCTCTGATACTGGCCGACGAGCCCACGGGGAACCTGGACAGCGCCAACAGCGAGGAGATAATGAGGCTTTTCAGGACCCTCAACGACGAGCAGGGGATCACGGTAATACTGATAACCCACGAGCCCGACATGGCGGTGTTCGCTAGGAGGGTGATAACCTTCAGAGACGGCAGACTCGTCGAGGACAGGAGGCAGGAATCGTGATATCCCCTATCCAGACCGCCCATATAGCCACCAAGGCCCTGTGGGCCAACAAGATGAGGTCAGCCCTGACCGTGCTGGGCATAGTGATAGGCGTGGTGGCGGTGATCATAATGTTCGCCGTAGGGACGGGGGCCAGGGAGGAGATATCGGCAAAGATGAACTCCCTGGGGAGCAACATGCTCTTCATACGACCCGACGTGTTCCGTACCGGAGGGGTTCGGTCCGGCTCGGTCCAGACGCTGAACGTCAAGGACGCCGAGGCGATAGGGATCGAGTGTCCCTCTGTGACGGCGGTGGCCCCTGTGGTGAACTTCTCCGCCCAGGTGGTACAGGGCAACACGAACTGGTCCACCAGGATAACCGGGACCACCGGCCCGTTCCTCACGGTCAAGGACTGGGAGATCGAGGACGGACGGAACTTCACCTCCACCGAGGAGAGAGGGGCCGCCAAGGTGTGCCTTCTCGGAGAGACCGTGGCGGACGAGCTTTTCGGTTCGGCTGACCCCATAGGTGCGTCGGTCCGGATAGGGAAGGTTCCCTTCAAGGTGATAGGCCTGCTGAAGAGCAAGGGAGAGTCCATGATGGGAGACGAGGACGACATAGTCCTGGTTCCCTTCACCACCGCCAGGAAGAGGCTGTCCCCCTCCAGGACACCCGGTCGGGTGGGGTCGATATTCGTAAAGTCGTCCTCCCCCGAAAGGCTCAACGCCGCCCAGAAGGAGATAGAGGCGCTGCTCCGGCAGAGGCACAGGATAAAGGAGGGCGAAGAGGACGATTTCAGAGTGCAGAACGTCACTCAGATGGTCGAGGCTACCAAGTCCGCCACGGGTGTTATGACCATGCTATTAACCGCTGTGGCGTCTGTCTCTCTTTTGGTGGGAGGCATAGGTATAATGAATATAATGCTGGTCTCCGTCACCGAGAGGACCAGGGAGATAGGCATAAGGATGGCGGTAGGAGCCACCGCCACGGACATAAGGATCCAGTTCATGACGGAGGCGCTGCTTCTGTCTCTGATAGGCGGTCTGGTAGGGGTTGCCCTGGGCTGGGGAGGAGCCCTCTCCATAACCAAGGTCACCGGCTGGAACACCTCCGTGCCGGTCTTCGCGGTGGTTCTGGCTGTAGGGGTGTCCGCCGCGACGGGGATGTTCTTCGGCTACTACCCGGCGGCCAAGGCAGCAAGGCTGAACCCCATAGACGCTCTGAGACACGAATAAAACCAGCTCCGTAGAAAAGGAAGGGAGGTCCATGTCATGACGCTCGACCGAGATGAAAAAGACGGCGATACCGCCCATGGAAAAATCGCCGTCGGCCAGGTATGGACCAAAAGCCTGATCTCCGTCTCGAAAATTCCCGGCGTGGACTTCACGGTGAACCCCTACGTGGGATGCCCCCACAAATGTATATACTGCTACGCCGAGTTCATAAAGCAGCACACCGACCACACCGAGGATTGGGGCGACTTCGTGGACCTCAAGAGGTGTCACGCCAGGCTCCCCTACAAGAAGATGCAGGGAAAGACCGTGGTGATGTGTTCCTCCACCGACGGCTACAACCCGCTGGAACTTCGCTTCGAGGCCACCAGAGAGATACTGGAGGACATGGTCTTCAGCCAGTGCGATTTCGACCTTATGATACTGACCAAGGGATACGCGGTGGTCCGAGACATAGATCTGCTTTTGAAGCTGAAGGCCAAGGTGGGAATCTCGATGAACTCTCTGGACGAATCGTTCAGAGTTAAGGCGGAGCCCAGGGCCTCCTCGGTAAGGAAAAGACTGGAGGCCCTCAGGCTGCTGAGAGAGGCGGGGCTCGAGACCTGGATCTTCATGTCCCCCATCTTTCCGGGAATAACCGACTTCAGGGCAGTGATCGATGCGACCAGACCCTGGACCTGCGAGTACGGTTTCGAGAACCTGAAGTTGAACGGCCCCTTCAGGCCCAGGGTGCTGGAGATGATACGGAGGGAATATCCCGAACTGATCCCGCTGTATCGCCGAATCTTCGTGGAAAAAGACTACGGCTACTGGGACGAGCTCTCATGGGAGATCCGCTCCCACTGCAGAAAACTGGGACTCAGGTTCGGGGTATATTTCTGAAAACCATAAAACACATCGGATTTTTTCGTCAGTAAAACGACCTACACGGCGCACTCCCAGTCCTGCGCCTTCTCCTGGGCCTCCCACAATTCGCTGTAGAGACCACCCTTTTTGAGCAGATCGTCGTGTTTTCCCGTCTCAACTATCCTGCCGTCCTTCAACACCACTATTCTGTCGGCGTTTCGGATCGTCTTGAGATGATGGGCTATTACCACCACCGTCTTGCTGGCGGTCAGGTTGTCTATAGCCCTCTGTATCTTGACCTCGTTTATCGGGTCCAGGCCGCTTGTCATCTCGTCCAGAATCACCAGAGGAGCGTCCCTGAGCAGTGCCCGGGCTATGGAGATCCTCTGTCTCTGTCCACCGGAGAGACCCACTCCGTTCTCCCCCACCGGGGTATCGTAGCCCTTGGGCAGTCCAGCTATGAAGTCGTGTATCATGGCCTTCTTGGCGGCCTCCACGACTTCCTCCCTGGAGGCGTTTCTTCTGCCTATCCGGATGTTCTCGAAGATGGTGTCCTCGAAGAGAATCACGTTCTGCATCACGACGCTGACGTTGAACAGAAAGTCGTCGTAGTCGATTTCCCTTATGTCCACTCCTCCCGCCAGTATCCGACCCTTCCTCACGTCCCAGAACCGGAGGATGAGGTTGGCGATGGTGCTCTTACCCCCTCCGGACGGACCTACCAGGGCGATCAGAGAGTTGCCCTCCACGTCCAGGTCCACGTTCTTTAGCTCGAAGTCCTCCTTGCCGTAGGAGAAGTCGACGTTTTGAAAACGAAGGTCCATTCCGACGGGACTCTTTCTACGGGATGCCGGTTTTATGGTGGGAGCGTTCAAAACCTTGGAGATTCTGCCGTAACTGTCCTTCCCCTTTATGAAATTGATCCAGTAGTTCTCAAGCTCGGCAAAGGGCCGGTAGAACTCTCGGCTGAGGACGACGAACAGGATGTAGTCGAAGACCTCCGCCTTGCCTCCGAAGACCAGCAGGGCCCCCACCGTCACCATAACGCCGTAGGACAGGTCCAAAAAGAGAAAATATCTGCCCATATATCCTGCGATCGATCGGGATATGGCTTTGCTGCTTTCGCCGAATTTCAACATGCTATTTCCGAGCTTCTTCTCGAAGGACGAGCTTGCACCGAAGGCCTTAACCAGAGGGATCCCCTTGGTGTACTCGACGAAGAGACTGACCATGTCGGCCAGGTCGTTCTGGGTCTCTTTCTGCAATCTACCGCTGGACTCGATCCCGGAATACATCACGAACAAAGCGACAGGGATCAGTGACACCATGGCCAACCCCATTCTCCAGTCCACGTAGAAGAGTCCGCCTCCCACGATCGCCGCTACGACGATGCTGCTGACCGTCTTGGACCAGAAGTGGACCACCACCGGCTGAAGGTTTCCCACGTCTTTCTGGATAACCGTGTTAAGCTCTCCTATTCTTTCATCTGTGTAGAACCCCAGATAGATCCTCTTCATGGTGCGGATGAGCCTCTCCCTGACTGTCGCGACCGTGTCGAAACCGGCCTGATGCTGGGCTATCTCCGCCACCAGGTTGGCGACTCCCTTGGCCACGAACAACCCGACGAGCTCGAAGGCGAAACGCCACAAATCCAAGGGCATTCCCATGCCTACCTGTCTGAGTCCGTCCAGAGCTACCATGGTTATCCCCACGTTTAAAAGGGATCCCACTGTGAAGGACGCCATGGCCAGCGACATACACAGTTTAGACTCCCCGGTCAGATCCTTTATCAAAGCCGCTAACATGCCTTCGCCTCCTCTTTCAATCTCCACCGATCAGCATCGATCCGGGAGTCGAACATCTCCCGGTAGAGACGACTGGTCTTCAGCAGCTCGTCGTGGGAGCCTTTGCTCTCCACCCTGCCGTCCTCCATCACAACTATCGAATCGGCGTTCCTGACGGCCTTCAGGTTATGGGCTATTACTATGACCGTTTTCTCCTTCGTCAGGCTGTCCAAGGCCATCTGAATGAGGTGCTCGTTGTAGGGATCTATGGCGGCGGTGGCCTCGTCCAGAATGACGATGGGGGTGTCCTTCAATATCATTCTGGCTATGGATATCCTCTGTTTCTCCCCGCCGGACAGCCTGGATCCTCCCTCGCCGACCACGGTGTCATATCCGTCGG from Dethiosulfovibrio russensis encodes:
- a CDS encoding radical SAM protein; protein product: MTLDRDEKDGDTAHGKIAVGQVWTKSLISVSKIPGVDFTVNPYVGCPHKCIYCYAEFIKQHTDHTEDWGDFVDLKRCHARLPYKKMQGKTVVMCSSTDGYNPLELRFEATREILEDMVFSQCDFDLMILTKGYAVVRDIDLLLKLKAKVGISMNSLDESFRVKAEPRASSVRKRLEALRLLREAGLETWIFMSPIFPGITDFRAVIDATRPWTCEYGFENLKLNGPFRPRVLEMIRREYPELIPLYRRIFVEKDYGYWDELSWEIRSHCRKLGLRFGVYF
- a CDS encoding ABC transporter ATP-binding protein; the encoded protein is MLAALIKDLTGESKLCMSLAMASFTVGSLLNVGITMVALDGLRQVGMGMPLDLWRFAFELVGLFVAKGVANLVAEIAQHQAGFDTVATVRERLIRTMKRIYLGFYTDERIGELNTVIQKDVGNLQPVVVHFWSKTVSSIVVAAIVGGGLFYVDWRMGLAMVSLIPVALFVMYSGIESSGRLQKETQNDLADMVSLFVEYTKGIPLVKAFGASSSFEKKLGNSMLKFGESSKAISRSIAGYMGRYFLFLDLSYGVMVTVGALLVFGGKAEVFDYILFVVLSREFYRPFAELENYWINFIKGKDSYGRISKVLNAPTIKPASRRKSPVGMDLRFQNVDFSYGKEDFELKNVDLDVEGNSLIALVGPSGGGKSTIANLILRFWDVRKGRILAGGVDIREIDYDDFLFNVSVVMQNVILFEDTIFENIRIGRRNASREEVVEAAKKAMIHDFIAGLPKGYDTPVGENGVGLSGGQRQRISIARALLRDAPLVILDEMTSGLDPINEVKIQRAIDNLTASKTVVVIAHHLKTIRNADRIVVLKDGRIVETGKHDDLLKKGGLYSELWEAQEKAQDWECAV